The Humulus lupulus chromosome 4, drHumLupu1.1, whole genome shotgun sequence genome has a window encoding:
- the LOC133832798 gene encoding uncharacterized protein LOC133832798, translating to MFPHIYEGDGVYLYPDSTNDRIMPNNDTPLHHRFLGDELDVQYRARTGLFVKWKEWNASISTCFYVVLKSVNILSSMFLSSGPEVYHDIPSLNQLVSRWCPTTHTFLTNWGEFSITLEDFYTLLFLPICGTASTIAPSSDEEKSLMSSLKASVESLKKNKKQFDLPDWVRKFHKEDGRDLVEWAAGIALWLSRYVFHPKNSRTVQSDVFPLACKLACGQKIPLGALYLGILYHNLDSLVLEINSKSTNIVSTVDACFLQMFIWERFAKLSPLRKCFNSDNPRPWSWARSRPKKSVKLCDIIDKVSEFTFCPYLTNIDIYFTLDLYPGGVVSSTEDVRLSLDISLGGIGFWFAICLPRHILYLLDNAKSASWSFTAYCLDHVARQFGFEQHVPHHRKLGDLEKPNNSCLLNYLQSSKCSRTLFCLPCKMRHGGVSSKFVDLWLKELENRSSKHVSVHANVHTQYVGLTAGGNTVLSSMDPQEVVPSTSIDLGILVE from the coding sequence ATGTTTCCTCATATCTACGAAGGAGATGGAGTTTACCTTTATCCAGATTCAACAAATGATCGCATAATGCCTAATAATGATACTCCATTACATCATCGTTTCTTGGGGGATGAATTAGACGTTCAATATCGAGCCCGTACAGGGTTATTTGTTAAGTGGAAGGAGTGGAATGCTTCTATTTCCACATGCTTTTATGTCGTTTTGAAATCAGTTAATATTTTATCTTCCATGTTTTTATCTTCTGGCCCTGAAGTGTATCACGATATTCCTAGCTTAAATCAATTGGTATCGCGCTGGTGCCCCACGACCCATACTTTTTTAACGAACTGGGGGGAGTTTTCTATAACGTTGGAAGACTTTTACACACTTCTTTTCTTGCCCATTTGTGGTACTGCTTCTACCATTGCCCCATCATCAGATGAAGAGAAATCTCTGATGTCGTCCTTGAAGGCGTCTGTTGAATCTCTAAAAAAGAATAAGAAGCAGTTTGACCTTCCTGATTGGGTAAGAAAATTTCATAAAGAAGATGGTAGGGATCTTGTAGAGTGGGCAGCAGGCATCGCTTTGTGGCTAAGTAGGTATGTTTTTCATCCAAAAAACTCTAGGACAGTTCAAAGTGATGTATTCCCTCTAGCTTGTAAACTTGCATGTGGGCAAAAAATCCCTTTAGGTGCTCTCTACCTAGGAATATTATACCATAACTTAGACTCCCTAGTTCTTGAAATAAACTCAAAGAGTACAAATATTGTTAGTACGGTCGATGCATGCTTTCTTCAAATGTTTATTTGGGAGCGTTTTGCAAAGCTTTCCCCACTGCGTAAGTGTTTTAATAGTGATAACCCTCGTCCTTGGTCATGGGCTCGTTCTCGTCCGAAGAAGTCAGTAAAATTGTGTGACATTATTGACAAAGTTTCAGAATTTACATTTTGTCCGTACCTTACCAACATAGATATTTATTTCACTTTGGACTTGTACCCTGGAGGCGTAGTATCATCGACGGAAGATGTTCGCTTATCTTTAGATATTTCCCTTGGAGGTATAGGCTTCTGGTTTGCTATATGTCTACCTCGTCACATATTATATCTCCTCGATAATGCTAAATCAGCATCTTGGTCATTTACTGCATATTGTTTGGATCATGTGGCTAGACAATTTGGTTTTGAGCAACATGTCCCTCATCATCGAAAGTTGGGGGACTTAGAAAAACCTAATAATTCATGCTTGTTAAACTACCTTCAGTCTTCGAAATGCTCTCGTACTTTATTCTGCCTTCCTTGTAAAATGAGGCATGGCGGGGTATCTTCAAAATTTGTTGATTTATGGCTGAAGGAACTTGAGAATCGTTCATCGAAACATGTCTCAGTTCACGCTAATGTCCATACCCAATATGTAGGGCTTACTGCTGGCGGGAATACTGTTCTATCGTCCATGGACCCTCAAGAAGTAGTGCCTTCAACGTCCATTGATCTTGGTATATTGGTTGAATAA